One Edaphobacter bradus DNA window includes the following coding sequences:
- the purH gene encoding bifunctional phosphoribosylaminoimidazolecarboxamide formyltransferase/IMP cyclohydrolase, which translates to MIQSSSAPSSAVSVDLRPVRRALLSVTDKTGLVEFAKALASHGVELVSTGGTAKALRDAGLAVRDISDLTGFPEMLDGRVKTLHPKVHGGILHIRGNDEHEAAVAKHGIEPIDMVVVNLYAFEKTAEKPGVAFAEVIENIDIGGPSMVRSAAKNFGDVAIVTSTKDYAGLAEELKANNGNLSRATRWQLAKQAFATTAAYDAAIATALESIEAPEGKAVFKTDALPQTLRVIDPLEMTLRYGENPHQKAALYVDGSGKGIAAGEQLQGKELSYNNLVDLDACWELASEFDETAVVIIKHTNPCGAATGATVLEAYKRALEADPVSAFGGVIGVNREVDGAAAEEIAKLFVEAIVAPSFTKEALERFAAKKNLRLIRITPAETKRVLKQVSGGVLVQDADRLKVTEAELKAVTERKPTAEEMRALLFAWRVCKHVKSNAIVYARFAEGHGQTVGVGAGQMSRVDAARFGAMKAVLPLAGSVAASDAFFPFPDGLETVAKAGATAVIQPGGSVRDAEVIEAANRLGVAMVFTGARHFRHG; encoded by the coding sequence ATGATTCAGTCCAGTTCTGCTCCCTCCTCTGCCGTCTCCGTTGACCTTCGTCCCGTTCGCCGCGCACTTCTTTCCGTTACCGATAAAACCGGTTTGGTTGAGTTTGCCAAGGCGTTGGCCTCGCATGGGGTTGAGCTGGTTTCGACTGGCGGCACGGCCAAAGCGCTGCGCGATGCCGGTCTTGCCGTGCGCGATATCAGCGACCTGACTGGGTTTCCGGAGATGCTGGATGGACGCGTGAAGACGTTGCACCCGAAGGTGCATGGCGGGATTCTGCATATTCGCGGTAATGACGAGCATGAGGCAGCGGTGGCCAAGCATGGGATTGAGCCGATCGACATGGTGGTGGTGAACCTGTACGCCTTTGAGAAGACGGCGGAGAAGCCGGGAGTCGCGTTTGCCGAGGTGATTGAGAACATCGACATCGGCGGGCCGTCGATGGTGCGGTCGGCGGCAAAGAACTTTGGCGACGTCGCGATTGTGACCTCGACGAAGGACTATGCAGGGCTGGCCGAGGAGTTGAAGGCGAACAACGGCAACCTGAGCCGTGCGACGCGGTGGCAGCTGGCGAAGCAGGCCTTTGCGACGACCGCTGCTTATGATGCGGCGATTGCGACGGCGCTGGAGAGCATTGAGGCCCCCGAGGGCAAGGCGGTCTTCAAGACGGATGCGCTGCCGCAGACGCTGCGAGTGATCGATCCGCTGGAGATGACGCTGCGGTATGGGGAGAACCCGCACCAGAAGGCCGCGTTGTATGTCGATGGCAGCGGCAAGGGGATTGCGGCGGGCGAGCAGTTGCAGGGCAAGGAGCTGAGCTACAACAACCTTGTCGACCTGGACGCCTGCTGGGAGCTGGCGAGTGAGTTCGATGAGACGGCGGTCGTGATTATTAAGCACACGAACCCGTGCGGCGCGGCGACGGGCGCGACGGTGCTGGAGGCGTACAAGCGGGCGCTTGAGGCTGATCCGGTTTCGGCGTTTGGCGGGGTGATCGGCGTCAACCGTGAGGTGGATGGCGCGGCGGCGGAGGAGATTGCCAAGTTGTTCGTCGAAGCGATTGTTGCTCCGAGCTTTACGAAGGAGGCGCTGGAGCGGTTTGCGGCGAAGAAGAATCTGCGGCTGATCCGGATTACGCCAGCGGAGACGAAGAGGGTGTTGAAGCAGGTCTCGGGCGGGGTTCTGGTGCAGGATGCTGATCGTCTGAAGGTGACCGAGGCGGAGCTGAAGGCTGTGACGGAGCGCAAGCCGACGGCAGAAGAGATGCGCGCTCTGCTGTTCGCGTGGCGTGTGTGCAAGCACGTAAAGTCGAATGCGATCGTGTACGCGCGGTTTGCTGAGGGACATGGCCAGACTGTTGGAGTGGGCGCCGGGCAGATGAGCCGGGTGGACGCGGCGCGCTTCGGCGCGATGAAGGCCGTGCTTCCGCTGGCAGGTTCGGTGGCGGCTTCGGACGCGTTTTTTCCATTCCCCGATGGGCTGGAAACTGTGGCAAAGGCTGGAGCTACGGCGGTGATTCAGCCGGGCGGGTCGGTGAGGGACGCCGAGGTGATCGAGGCGGCGAACCGGTTGGGTGTGGCGATGGTCTTTACGGGAGCGCGTCATTTCCGGCACGGATAG
- a CDS encoding tetratricopeptide repeat protein, producing the protein MTLFLRASTVRFYTLLPAAAMLLAVQTMAGQAPVATKSGKQADPDRSAAYYHYGLAHLYEDLAVNAGRPDYATQAVEEYKLALVADPNSTTLQDGLADLYFKIGRIREAVSAAQERVNKDPNDVAAHELLGKVYLRSLGDMQSQQAGQMLQLAIREYEKLAQLKPNDIETHLLLGQLYSLNHESVKAEEQFKTAQKIDGGSEEVVLNMYRLYSEQGDFKRAADVLAAIPVDDRSARMEFALGSAYDQLKQPKDAIAAYRRALEQDSDNLDAERGLANALLTDGQLDEAQKIFTDIVTAEPQDAQSQIHLSEIQRRQGHYDQALETLKKAKPLAPDSLELSYNEALLYDALGRYDDAIALLNKMLDGTAHADGKYTDQEKSNRSIFLDRLGIIYREQNKTQDAINAYKQMVDMGGENARTGYQGEIDAYRDAHQWKDATAAAAAAATAMPKDRTVQLAYAGQLADTGEAEKGVALAKAQLTGTQDDREVHLSLAQIYTRLKRYSEAKAELDSAEKLSRKSEEKLYLYFLRGTLADRQKQYDEAEAEFRKALAIDPQNPTILNYMGYMFADRGVKLTEALTFIQKAVELDPQNYAYLDSLGWVYFKTGQYALAEENIRKANERNSGDPTIHDHLGEVYEKTGKLKLAVAQWERSMTEYSRSLPADADPDDVAKVQRKLENARVKLAKVSSAAIK; encoded by the coding sequence ATGACCTTGTTTTTGCGTGCCTCTACAGTCCGGTTCTACACTCTGCTACCTGCTGCGGCGATGCTGCTTGCTGTCCAAACGATGGCGGGCCAGGCCCCGGTGGCCACGAAGTCGGGTAAGCAGGCGGATCCTGATCGCTCGGCAGCCTACTATCACTATGGGCTGGCTCATCTCTATGAGGACCTGGCGGTAAACGCCGGGCGGCCGGACTATGCGACACAGGCGGTGGAGGAGTACAAGCTGGCACTGGTCGCCGATCCGAATTCGACGACGCTGCAGGATGGGCTCGCCGATCTTTACTTCAAGATCGGGCGCATTCGCGAGGCGGTCAGCGCGGCGCAGGAGCGAGTCAACAAGGACCCGAACGACGTGGCGGCGCATGAGCTGCTGGGCAAGGTCTATCTGAGGTCGCTGGGCGACATGCAGAGCCAGCAGGCGGGACAGATGCTGCAGCTCGCGATTCGCGAGTATGAGAAGCTCGCGCAATTGAAGCCGAATGACATCGAGACGCACCTTCTGCTGGGACAGCTGTACAGCCTGAACCACGAGTCGGTAAAGGCGGAAGAGCAGTTCAAAACAGCGCAAAAGATCGATGGCGGCTCAGAGGAAGTTGTCCTGAATATGTACCGGCTGTACAGCGAACAGGGCGACTTCAAGAGGGCCGCGGATGTGCTGGCGGCGATCCCTGTCGATGACCGCAGCGCAAGGATGGAGTTTGCGCTGGGCTCGGCGTACGACCAACTGAAGCAGCCGAAGGACGCGATTGCAGCGTACCGGCGCGCTCTGGAACAGGACTCCGATAATCTCGACGCGGAGCGCGGGCTGGCGAATGCCCTGTTGACGGATGGACAGCTGGACGAGGCGCAGAAGATCTTTACCGACATTGTGACGGCGGAGCCGCAGGACGCGCAGTCGCAGATTCATCTGTCAGAGATTCAGCGGCGGCAGGGGCACTACGACCAGGCGCTGGAGACGTTGAAGAAGGCTAAACCGCTGGCTCCGGATTCGCTGGAACTGAGCTATAACGAGGCGTTGCTTTATGACGCTCTGGGCCGCTACGACGACGCGATCGCGCTGCTGAACAAGATGCTGGATGGAACGGCACACGCGGATGGCAAGTACACGGACCAGGAGAAGTCGAACCGCTCGATCTTCCTCGACCGGCTGGGCATCATCTACCGCGAACAGAACAAGACGCAGGATGCGATCAACGCATACAAGCAGATGGTCGATATGGGCGGTGAAAACGCAAGGACCGGCTACCAGGGCGAGATCGATGCGTACCGCGATGCTCATCAGTGGAAGGATGCGACGGCCGCTGCCGCTGCGGCCGCCACGGCGATGCCGAAGGACCGCACGGTGCAACTGGCGTATGCGGGACAGCTTGCGGACACGGGCGAGGCAGAGAAGGGAGTCGCTCTTGCCAAGGCCCAGCTGACGGGAACGCAGGACGATCGCGAGGTGCATCTGTCGCTGGCGCAGATTTATACGCGCCTGAAGCGCTACAGCGAGGCGAAGGCGGAGCTCGACTCTGCGGAGAAGCTTTCGAGGAAATCGGAGGAGAAGCTCTACCTCTACTTCCTGCGCGGCACACTGGCTGATCGACAGAAGCAATATGACGAGGCTGAGGCGGAGTTTCGCAAGGCGCTGGCCATCGATCCGCAGAATCCGACGATCCTGAACTATATGGGATACATGTTCGCGGACCGCGGGGTAAAGCTCACAGAGGCGCTTACGTTCATTCAGAAGGCCGTGGAGCTTGACCCGCAGAACTATGCGTATCTCGACTCGCTGGGGTGGGTGTACTTCAAGACGGGGCAGTACGCACTGGCCGAGGAGAACATCCGCAAGGCGAATGAGCGCAACAGCGGCGATCCTACGATTCACGACCACCTGGGCGAGGTCTACGAGAAGACCGGCAAGCTGAAGTTGGCGGTGGCGCAGTGGGAGCGATCGATGACCGAGTACTCTCGTTCGCTACCGGCGGACGCTGATCCTGACGATGTCGCGAAGGTCCAGCGCAAACTGGAGAACGCACGGGTGAAGCTGGCGAAGGTGAGCTCGGCTGCTATCAAATAA
- the dgt gene encoding dGTP triphosphohydrolase, with product MANDLHRCAVDGGANDPLEVRVYPAPRRPSRTPFQRDRERIVQSRAFRRLAGKTQVFTSRASDHFRSRLTHTIEVAEIARVAAAALGLNEDLAEALALVHDIGHPPFGHAGERALDRCLRRHGSSFDHNLHALRIVEHFEQRYAAHRGLNLTLGVREGIIKHSRDYDVARHPELEGYFLDQRPPLEAQLIDLADEIAYLTADLDDGVESGLLEIGHIRENVNVVARCYSAVEKEHPGVEEKYLFHEALQKMQNTLTDDLIASTLANVQAIGAESLEDIRRHQSRLALFSPEAEAERLQEKRYLYDTLYTCGTLENEHYKAEEVVTALFDYWIQEPEELPQSYFEEVKQEGLARVVADYIAGMTDSFILLQYARIKRAVRR from the coding sequence ATGGCTAACGATCTGCATCGATGCGCCGTTGACGGCGGCGCGAACGATCCGCTGGAGGTGCGCGTTTACCCGGCGCCGCGCCGGCCCTCGCGCACGCCGTTTCAGCGTGACCGCGAGAGGATCGTGCAGTCGCGCGCGTTTCGCCGGCTCGCAGGCAAGACGCAGGTGTTCACGAGCCGGGCCTCGGACCACTTTCGCAGCCGCCTGACGCACACGATCGAGGTTGCGGAGATCGCTCGGGTGGCCGCCGCGGCGCTGGGCCTGAATGAAGACCTGGCGGAGGCTCTGGCTCTGGTCCATGACATCGGGCATCCGCCCTTTGGCCATGCGGGGGAGCGGGCGCTGGACCGCTGCCTGCGCCGCCACGGCAGCAGCTTCGACCATAATCTGCACGCGCTGCGCATTGTGGAGCACTTTGAACAGCGGTATGCGGCGCATCGCGGGCTAAACCTTACGCTTGGCGTTCGCGAAGGGATCATCAAGCACTCGCGCGACTACGACGTTGCGCGGCATCCGGAGCTTGAGGGCTACTTTCTGGATCAGCGGCCGCCGCTTGAGGCACAGCTTATCGATCTGGCGGACGAGATTGCATATCTGACCGCTGACCTGGACGACGGGGTGGAGTCGGGGCTGCTGGAGATCGGACATATCCGTGAGAACGTGAACGTGGTGGCACGCTGCTACAGCGCGGTGGAGAAGGAACACCCTGGCGTTGAGGAGAAGTATCTGTTTCACGAGGCGCTGCAGAAGATGCAGAACACTCTGACCGACGACCTGATTGCGAGCACGCTCGCAAATGTGCAGGCGATTGGGGCAGAGTCGCTCGAGGACATCCGGCGGCATCAATCGCGGCTGGCGCTGTTCTCGCCTGAGGCAGAGGCGGAGAGGCTACAGGAGAAGCGCTACCTGTATGACACGCTCTACACCTGCGGGACGCTGGAGAATGAGCACTATAAGGCCGAGGAGGTCGTGACGGCGCTGTTCGACTACTGGATTCAGGAGCCGGAGGAACTGCCGCAGAGCTACTTCGAAGAGGTGAAGCAGGAGGGACTGGCTCGCGTGGTGGCCGATTACATCGCCGGCATGACGGACAGCTTCATCCTGCTGCAGTACGCGCGGATCAAGCGGGCTGTGCGTCGATAA
- a CDS encoding DUF4126 domain-containing protein, which produces MSFSPGNITALIIAASFAGGLNIYATVLTLGILARTHWVALPPGLDSLGHTWVIVACAIMFAIEFFADKIPGFDMIWNGLHTVVRVPIAGLVAYHASSQLSPEMQILATMLGAGIALAAHTSKTAVRAAVTPSPEPVSNIALSTSEDALAVGLTWFATHHPYVAATMTVILLLVAILAARALLRAIQKQLRRIFRPDIEEPATKTSSW; this is translated from the coding sequence ATGAGCTTTTCTCCGGGCAACATTACTGCGCTGATCATCGCGGCCAGCTTTGCCGGCGGGCTGAATATCTATGCGACTGTGCTGACGCTGGGGATTCTGGCGCGCACGCACTGGGTCGCGTTGCCGCCGGGGCTGGATTCGCTGGGGCACACATGGGTGATCGTAGCCTGCGCGATTATGTTCGCCATCGAGTTCTTCGCGGACAAGATTCCGGGCTTCGACATGATCTGGAACGGCCTGCATACAGTGGTGCGCGTGCCGATCGCGGGACTGGTCGCATACCATGCGAGCTCGCAGCTCTCGCCGGAGATGCAGATTCTGGCGACGATGCTGGGAGCGGGCATTGCGCTGGCGGCGCATACGTCGAAGACAGCGGTGCGGGCAGCAGTGACTCCGAGCCCCGAGCCGGTGTCGAACATTGCGCTGAGCACAAGCGAGGATGCGCTGGCAGTGGGACTGACGTGGTTTGCGACGCATCACCCCTATGTTGCCGCGACGATGACTGTGATTCTGTTGCTGGTGGCGATTCTTGCAGCCCGGGCGTTGCTGCGGGCGATCCAGAAGCAGCTGCGGCGAATCTTTCGGCCGGATATTGAAGAGCCGGCGACTAAGACATCTTCCTGGTGA